A portion of the Mesobacillus boroniphilus genome contains these proteins:
- a CDS encoding ATP-binding protein, whose protein sequence is MIIIDYIINLSMLSLLVSTPLVIRSYLNFKPLKQLRIWAGLYAGIVSSVLVSLSFQDQGYSYDIRYAVIILVFAYLGPGPGMITSSFALASRLFVSENWFPAIVGWLIVMTVLIVIHKFTIQFKPVRRYMILLCSYIVTYIITVPIVLNVIRDNPVFHLQYLLFVSIGVFFGGILIESYEKLYRIIQERKRMEQTLEESESKYRLIAENTSDLIMVMNKAHSISYFSPSHELALGYKVPELEKIEICKLIHPDDVVNFRETITKIMKNKESLPVEFRFQHINGKWLDFESRCMPVIDDSQTIEHIVIISRDISERKKAEEILLQSEKLSIVGELAAGVAHEIRNPLTTIKGFVQLYGKENSSDEINNLLLSELERIETITSEMLSLGKPQAIQLNRANLCDLIDHTVEFLSPQANMKNIQFSRSYLSTDFYITCEKNQIKQVFLNVFKNAMEAMPKGGNIDIKLQKGIDGECIISVQDEGCGIPEELLPRLGEPFYSLKEKGTGLGLMICHKIIKQHNGAISYHSKLNNGTLVEIKLPLTN, encoded by the coding sequence TTGATTATAATAGATTACATCATAAATCTCTCTATGCTTTCTTTATTGGTCAGTACTCCTTTAGTAATCCGTTCCTATTTGAATTTTAAGCCACTCAAGCAGCTGCGGATTTGGGCAGGACTATATGCGGGAATTGTTTCCTCCGTGCTGGTAAGCTTATCTTTCCAGGATCAAGGATATTCATATGATATCCGTTACGCCGTTATTATTTTGGTCTTTGCTTATCTCGGCCCAGGCCCAGGCATGATTACCAGCAGCTTTGCATTGGCGTCCAGGTTATTCGTATCTGAAAACTGGTTTCCGGCAATAGTAGGCTGGTTAATAGTCATGACCGTTTTGATTGTGATTCACAAATTTACTATACAATTTAAACCAGTCAGACGATACATGATTTTACTGTGTTCTTACATAGTCACTTATATTATTACTGTACCGATCGTTTTAAACGTAATTAGAGATAATCCAGTTTTTCATCTCCAATATTTACTGTTTGTTTCAATAGGAGTTTTTTTTGGTGGAATATTAATAGAATCATATGAAAAGTTATATAGAATAATCCAAGAAAGAAAGAGGATGGAGCAGACACTGGAGGAAAGTGAATCAAAATACCGCCTCATTGCTGAGAATACATCAGATCTCATCATGGTAATGAATAAAGCGCATTCAATCAGTTACTTCTCTCCTTCTCATGAGCTGGCGTTGGGATACAAGGTTCCAGAGCTTGAAAAAATAGAAATATGTAAGTTAATTCATCCAGATGACGTAGTGAATTTCAGGGAAACAATCACAAAGATCATGAAAAACAAAGAATCACTGCCAGTAGAGTTCCGCTTCCAGCATATAAATGGTAAATGGCTGGATTTTGAGTCCCGCTGTATGCCTGTTATAGATGACTCTCAAACAATTGAGCACATTGTTATCATAAGCCGGGATATTTCTGAGCGTAAAAAAGCGGAAGAGATTCTTTTGCAATCCGAAAAGCTATCGATTGTGGGGGAATTGGCAGCAGGTGTAGCCCATGAAATACGTAATCCTCTTACTACAATAAAGGGGTTTGTCCAGCTGTATGGAAAAGAAAATAGTTCGGATGAAATTAACAACTTGCTTCTGAGTGAACTAGAAAGAATCGAAACCATCACAAGTGAAATGCTCTCTTTAGGAAAACCGCAGGCTATCCAGCTTAACCGGGCCAACTTGTGCGATTTGATCGATCATACAGTTGAATTCTTATCCCCGCAAGCCAATATGAAAAACATACAATTCAGCCGAAGTTATCTGAGCACAGATTTCTACATAACATGTGAGAAAAACCAGATTAAGCAAGTGTTCCTGAATGTTTTTAAGAATGCTATGGAGGCCATGCCGAAGGGCGGAAATATTGATATTAAACTGCAAAAAGGGATAGATGGTGAATGTATTATTTCTGTTCAAGATGAAGGTTGTGGAATTCCAGAAGAATTGCTTCCGCGCTTAGGAGAGCCATTCTACTCATTGAAGGAGAAAGGGACGGGGCTTGGATTAATGATTTGCCATAAAATCATTAAACAGCACAATGGTGCGATTTCCTATCATAGTAAGCTAAACAATGGGACCTTAGTTGAAATAAAACTCCCCTTAACGAATTAA
- a CDS encoding MFS transporter, producing the protein MNTKKALPILFLVMFLVMVGFGIIIPVIPFYAEEIGATPTQLGLLMAVYSLMQFLFAPMWGRISDRIGRKPVIMIGILGLSLSFFLMALSTELWMLFAARIIGGFLSSANMPTVMAYVADITSEEDRGKGMGIIGAAVGLGFIFGPAIGGVFSQSSLSTPFYLAGATSLVTFLFVTFVLKESLSAEERSNQQKEKASLLKALNGPLSMLFMLQLFVSLSLSGLEATFAYFAAEKAGLGSVELGYIFMIMGLAGAIVQGGLVGRLTKKLGEGMVIQLGIIISAAGFGLILLTEGFGTAALFLTIFGIGNGLIRPSVSSLLTKKSTTGHGGTTGLLSSFDSLGRIIGPPLGGWLFTIAIGMPYISGIVLSMVALILYQFYQARTKTSHSLDQ; encoded by the coding sequence ATGAATACCAAAAAGGCTTTGCCTATTTTATTTTTAGTTATGTTTCTCGTAATGGTTGGCTTTGGAATCATCATTCCAGTCATCCCTTTTTACGCTGAAGAAATTGGGGCTACGCCTACCCAATTAGGTTTATTGATGGCAGTCTATTCCTTGATGCAGTTCTTATTCGCACCAATGTGGGGCCGAATTTCCGACAGGATAGGAAGGAAGCCTGTCATCATGATCGGTATTTTGGGACTTTCCCTTTCCTTTTTCCTGATGGCGCTTTCCACAGAGCTTTGGATGCTGTTCGCGGCAAGGATCATCGGTGGATTCTTGTCATCAGCTAATATGCCTACTGTCATGGCTTATGTCGCGGATATCACCTCTGAGGAAGACCGCGGAAAAGGTATGGGAATCATCGGTGCAGCAGTTGGACTTGGGTTTATTTTCGGTCCGGCAATCGGCGGTGTTTTTTCACAATCCAGCCTGAGCACACCATTTTACCTTGCAGGGGCGACTTCGCTGGTTACGTTCCTATTCGTTACTTTTGTTTTGAAAGAGTCGCTCTCAGCTGAAGAACGCAGTAATCAGCAAAAAGAGAAAGCTTCATTACTAAAGGCTTTAAATGGACCGCTTTCCATGCTATTCATGCTTCAATTGTTCGTTTCGCTTTCTTTGTCTGGTCTAGAGGCAACATTTGCTTATTTTGCTGCTGAAAAAGCAGGGTTGGGCTCAGTAGAATTAGGATATATTTTCATGATTATGGGACTTGCAGGAGCCATCGTACAGGGTGGATTAGTTGGCAGATTGACAAAGAAGCTTGGCGAAGGTATGGTCATCCAGCTGGGTATCATCATTTCTGCGGCAGGCTTTGGATTAATCCTCCTAACTGAAGGATTTGGTACTGCTGCATTATTCCTCACTATTTTTGGAATAGGGAATGGATTGATTCGCCCAAGTGTTTCCTCATTGCTGACAAAGAAATCAACAACTGGGCATGGCGGGACAACTGGATTGCTTTCATCCTTTGATTCACTCGGCAGGATAATTGGACCCCCATTAGGCGGATGGCTGTTCACGATCGCCATTGGAATGCCTTATATTTCAGGGATTGTTTTATCAATGGTTGCCCTGATTTTGTACCAATTCTATCAAGCACGAACAAAAACTTCTCATTCGTTAGACCAATAA
- the pepF gene encoding oligoendopeptidase F, with the protein MNKTIEKRLVRSEVPKDLTWNLDDLFASDQAWEAAIQEIEEHVKSFAGFKGTLHTGPKVLLDCLTAQEELTMKLVKARTYASLKQSADGTDPVNQAKSARTADIVTKAMAALSFISSEILDFEDGKVDEFLQEEPSLVPFKKNLLELLETKKHKLSPETEEVLAALGEVHSAPYNIYGMAKLADMQFSSIQDEEENELPVSFALFESRYEFSPDTFVRRKAYESFVSTLKQYKNTIAATYATEVKKQVTLAKLRNYESVTHMLLEPQQVTKEMYNNQIDIIYKELAPHMRRFAQLKKKVLGLDKMMFCDLKAPFDPEFDPSITYDEARDLITESLKVMGPDYTAMIEKGFEERWVDLADNVGKSTGAFCSSPYGSHPYILITWADNMRGCFTLAHEFGHAGHFYLANQNQRIMNVRPSMYFIEAPSTMNEMLLAQHLLEKNKDDAQMSRWVILQLLGTYYHNFVTHLLEAEFQRRVYAHAEAGKAMTAKTLTEIKTDVLKGFWGDTVEIDEGAGLTWMRQPHYYMGLYPYTYSAGLTASTAVSQLILEEGQPAVDRWLEVIRAGGTKKPLELLKHAGLDMSTPEPVRKAVAYVGSLIDELEQSYQ; encoded by the coding sequence TTGAATAAGACGATCGAAAAACGACTTGTCCGCTCGGAGGTACCTAAAGACTTAACCTGGAATCTTGATGATTTATTTGCATCCGACCAAGCTTGGGAGGCTGCAATTCAAGAAATTGAAGAGCACGTTAAAAGTTTCGCCGGCTTCAAAGGAACCTTACATACAGGGCCTAAAGTGTTACTCGACTGCCTTACTGCTCAGGAAGAATTAACAATGAAGCTGGTCAAGGCCCGTACATATGCAAGCTTGAAGCAATCAGCCGACGGTACTGATCCCGTTAACCAGGCGAAGTCGGCTAGGACTGCTGATATCGTAACAAAGGCCATGGCCGCTTTATCCTTTATTTCATCTGAAATTTTGGATTTCGAAGATGGGAAAGTAGATGAATTCCTTCAGGAAGAGCCGAGTCTTGTTCCTTTTAAAAAGAACTTATTGGAGCTTTTGGAAACAAAAAAACATAAATTATCACCTGAAACCGAAGAAGTGCTCGCAGCATTAGGAGAAGTTCATTCAGCACCTTACAATATTTACGGTATGGCTAAACTTGCCGATATGCAGTTCTCATCAATCCAGGACGAAGAGGAAAATGAATTGCCGGTATCTTTCGCACTATTTGAGAGCCGTTATGAATTTTCACCAGACACGTTTGTCCGGAGGAAAGCATATGAATCCTTTGTCTCGACACTTAAACAATATAAAAATACAATTGCTGCAACCTATGCAACTGAGGTTAAAAAACAGGTTACGCTCGCAAAGTTGAGAAATTATGAGTCAGTAACTCATATGCTCCTGGAGCCTCAGCAGGTAACAAAGGAAATGTATAATAATCAAATCGATATCATCTATAAAGAACTGGCACCGCATATGCGCCGTTTCGCTCAGTTAAAGAAGAAGGTGCTGGGGCTGGACAAAATGATGTTTTGTGACCTGAAGGCTCCTTTTGATCCTGAATTTGATCCGAGCATCACCTATGATGAAGCACGCGACCTGATCACAGAGTCCTTAAAAGTAATGGGCCCTGATTATACCGCCATGATTGAAAAAGGCTTTGAGGAGAGATGGGTGGATCTCGCTGATAATGTCGGCAAATCAACAGGAGCTTTCTGCTCAAGTCCATATGGTTCACATCCATATATCCTGATTACATGGGCCGACAATATGCGTGGCTGCTTCACACTAGCTCACGAGTTCGGTCATGCAGGGCATTTTTACCTGGCGAATCAAAACCAGCGCATCATGAATGTCCGTCCTTCCATGTATTTCATTGAAGCTCCTTCTACGATGAATGAGATGCTTCTCGCACAGCATCTTCTCGAAAAAAATAAAGATGATGCCCAGATGAGCCGCTGGGTCATTCTGCAGCTGTTAGGAACGTACTATCATAACTTTGTCACCCACCTGCTTGAGGCAGAGTTCCAGCGCCGCGTGTACGCCCATGCTGAAGCCGGCAAAGCCATGACGGCAAAAACACTTACTGAAATCAAAACGGACGTCCTTAAAGGCTTCTGGGGTGATACAGTTGAAATCGATGAAGGAGCCGGCCTGACATGGATGCGCCAGCCTCACTACTACATGGGCTTGTATCCATACACTTACTCTGCAGGTTTGACCGCATCGACTGCCGTTTCACAGTTGATTTTGGAAGAAGGTCAGCCAGCCGTAGACCGCTGGCTCGAGGTGATCCGCGCAGGCGGCACCAAGAAGCCGCTTGAGTTACTGAAGCACGCGGGATTGGATATGTCGACACCGGAACCAGTCCGAAAAGCAGTTGCTTATGTAGGTTCATTGATTGACGAATTAGAGCAATCCTATCAATAG
- a CDS encoding NAD(P)/FAD-dependent oxidoreductase codes for MKTYIVIGAGILGASTAYHLAKEGKRVTIIDREEPGQATNAAAGIICPWLTQRRNKAWYFLAKNGAAFYPSLINQLEEDGEMETGYQRVGAISLHHDQGKLMKMEERATKRREEAPEIGEIRQLDHNETNELFPPLSEEYSSVHVSGGARVNGQLLRDALLNASQKHGASMIKGDAKLEYFNGKVTGVYVGNTKYEADGIIITAGAWAPELLKPLGLKLSISPQKAQIIHLKLEDTETGSWPVVMPPNNQYILAFDGGRVVIGATHEDEKGFDRRPTFGGMHEIIDKGLTVAPGLSDATYIETKVGFRPVAPNFLPIIGSIPGFDNLFMANGLGASGLTVGPYLGSQLAKLAAGEDIELDLDQYDVSGAISDNIS; via the coding sequence ATGAAAACATATATTGTCATTGGCGCAGGAATATTAGGCGCATCCACGGCTTACCACTTAGCTAAGGAAGGAAAGCGTGTAACGATCATAGACCGTGAAGAACCAGGACAAGCGACGAATGCAGCAGCTGGAATCATTTGTCCCTGGCTGACCCAGCGCAGGAATAAGGCATGGTATTTCCTCGCAAAGAATGGTGCGGCCTTTTACCCGTCACTGATTAATCAGCTAGAAGAGGACGGCGAGATGGAAACAGGTTATCAGCGAGTAGGTGCCATCAGTCTCCATCATGATCAGGGAAAACTTATGAAAATGGAAGAAAGAGCGACTAAGAGGCGAGAAGAAGCACCAGAAATAGGTGAAATCAGGCAGCTGGATCATAATGAAACAAATGAACTTTTTCCGCCGTTATCGGAAGAGTATTCTTCTGTTCATGTAAGCGGTGGGGCCCGTGTAAATGGACAGTTACTGCGAGATGCTCTCCTGAACGCTTCGCAAAAACATGGCGCTTCAATGATAAAGGGAGATGCCAAATTAGAGTACTTTAATGGAAAAGTGACAGGTGTATACGTTGGAAATACAAAATATGAAGCTGACGGCATCATCATAACTGCAGGGGCATGGGCACCTGAGTTGCTGAAACCGCTTGGATTGAAGCTCAGTATCTCTCCTCAAAAAGCCCAAATCATTCATCTGAAGCTCGAGGATACAGAGACCGGCAGCTGGCCAGTAGTCATGCCTCCGAATAACCAGTATATCCTTGCGTTCGATGGAGGGAGGGTGGTCATTGGAGCGACACATGAAGACGAGAAGGGATTTGACCGCCGCCCGACTTTTGGAGGAATGCATGAAATCATCGACAAGGGATTAACAGTCGCACCAGGTCTGTCAGATGCAACCTATATCGAAACAAAAGTAGGATTCCGTCCGGTCGCCCCAAACTTCCTTCCCATTATTGGTTCCATTCCAGGTTTTGATAACCTATTCATGGCAAATGGGTTGGGCGCTTCAGGACTGACAGTCGG